The following coding sequences are from one Polyodon spathula isolate WHYD16114869_AA chromosome 7, ASM1765450v1, whole genome shotgun sequence window:
- the LOC121318093 gene encoding transmembrane protein 213-like, with protein MRNIAIAVAFTLVSFTVISHVTGSESTISNSTNHGSSISSECSDVMAACSMAAKCCQMGVTDYGWTAAAVGWGLWFLTLILLCANKLSKMGVDEQKKYMRA; from the exons ATGAGGAACATTGCGATCGCTGTTGCATTCACATTGGTGTCTTTCACTGTGATCAGCCATGTTACAG GATCTGAAAGCACAATCTCTAACTCCACAAACCATGGCAGTAGCATTTCCTCAGAGTGTTCAG ACGTCATGGCAGCCTGCAGTATGGCTGCAAAGTGCTGCCAGATGGGAGTGACTGACTATGGCTGGACAGCTGCAGCAGTGGGCTGGGGCCTCTGGTTCCTCACTCTCATCCTGCTCTGTGCCAACAAGCTCAGTAAAATGGGAGTCGACGAACAGAAAAAGTACATGCGAGCCTGA
- the LOC121318092 gene encoding V-type proton ATPase 116 kDa subunit a-like — translation MEGAGDHFSCSHKPTRAIHLKDITILVDVSLHCNCTTSLRGSTGFLHQVPHLKSQDTGHQGYTMAQGSLFRSEEMCLTQIFLQVEAAYCCIAELGELGLVQFRDLNMNVNAFQRKYVNEVRRCESMERILRFLEKEIEGEQIVTQDSEEDPPKAPLPRESIELEAVLEKLECELLETNRNHQTLKNDFLELTELKHLLKKTQEFFEKEVNLPDELNEDTNALLELHGAPAATGKLGFITGVIWREKMASFERLLWRACRGNVYVKQSDMDIEVKDHARKEEVKKNAFIIYFQGEQLKLKIKKICDGFRASVYPCPENAAERRETVTGVNTRLEDINIVLNQAEEHRKRVLQEAARNLQNWKIKVQKMKAIYHILNMCNIDVTQQCLIAETWCPVTDMDTIKQALHQGMEQTGSTVAPIVTVINSKMEPPTFNRTNRFTAGFQNIVDAYGVGTYREMNPAPYTIITFPFLFAVMFGDCGHGAVMLSFAVWMVFNETALKKNKGSNEIWDTFFGGRYLILLMGIFSIYTGFIYNDCFAKSFNIFGSSWHVKPMFLHKNWNDHVLEDNILLQLDPAVPGVYSGNPYPFGIDPIWNIATNKLTFLNSYKMKMSVVLGIAQMMFGVILSLLNHLYFKRINIVLQFIPEMLFLTCLFGYLVFMIIFKWCAYDVHTSHQAPSILIHFINMFMFNYNDPTNGPLYTYQQAVQSFLVILALVAVPWMLLIKPFVLRASHLKSQRTRASGPEEIEVDVLQPDPSSHSDHDGGHDEHADEFNFGDIFVHQAIHTIEYCLGCISNTASYLRLWALSLAHAQLSEVLWTMVMHIGLCSSSWGGLIGVLIIFAAFAVLTIAILLVMEGLSAFLHALRLHWVEFQNKFYTGTGHKFTPFSFEAILSGFTEDA, via the exons ATGGAGGGAGCTGGGGACCACTTTTCATGCAG CCACAAACCAACCAGGGCAATACACCTTAAAGATATCACCATCTTGGTGGATGTCAGTCTACACTGTAACTGTACTACTTCACTGAGAGGATCCACAGGTTTCCTGCACCAAGTTCCTCATTTAAAATCACAGGACACGGGACACCAAG GGTACACCATGGCACAAGGGTCGTTGTTTCGAAGTGAGGAGATGTGTCTGACACAGATCTTTCTCCAGGTGGAGGCTGCATACTGCTGCATTGCTGAGTTAGGAGAGCTCGGCCTGGTCCAGTTCAGGGAT CTGAACATGAATGTGAATGCCTTCCAGCGAAAATATGTCAATGAAGTGAGAAGATGTGAATCTATGGAACGAATTCTCA GGTTCTTGGAAAAGGAGATCGAGGGGGAACAGATTGTGACCCAGGACTCTGAAGAGGATCCCCCCAAGGCTCCCCTCCCACGGGAGTCAATCGAATTGGAG GCCGTTTTggagaagctggaatgtgaactGCTAGAGACAAATCGAAATCATCAGACCCTAAAAAATGACTTCCTGGAGCTGACCGAACTCAAACACTTGCTCAAGAAAACTCAGGAGTTCTTTGAG AAAGAGGTAAATTTACCTGACGAGCTTAATGAAGACACCAATGCTTTGTTGGAATTGCATGGTGCACCTGCAGCTACTGGAAAACTTGG GTTTATTACTGGAGTGATATGGAGGGAGAAGATGGCGTCCTTCGAGCGGCTGCTGTGGAGGGCCTGTAGAGGGAATGTCTATGTGAAGCAGAGTGATATGGACATTGAGGTTAAAGATCATGCTAGA aaagaggAAGTAAAGAAAAATGCCTTCATCATATACTTTCAAGGGGAGCAACTGAAGCTTAAAATTAAGAAAATTTGTGATGG GTTCCGAGCCTCAGTCTACCCATGCCCAGAGAACGCAGCTGAGCGACGTGAGACGGTTACAGGAGTGAACACCCGCCTGGAGGATATAAACATA GTCCTTAACCAAGCTGAGGAACACCGAAAGAGAGTGCTCCAGGAAGCAGCCAGAAACCTTCAGAATTGGAAAATTAAAGTGCAAAAAATGAAGGCCATCTATCATATCTTGAACATGTGCAACATTGATGTGACCCAGCAGTGCCTGATTGCTGAAACATGGTGCCCGGTCACAGACATGGATACAATCAAACAGGCACTCCATCAGGGAATG GAACAGACAGGTTCAACAGTCGCCCCTATTGTGACAGTAATAAACTCCAAGATGGAGCCACCCACCTTTAACAGAACCAATCGGTTTACAGCCGGGTTTCAGAACATTGTGGACGCCTACGGTGTTGGGACCTACAGAGAAATGAATCCAG CTCCATATACCATAATAACATTCCCCTTTCTGTTTGCGGTGATGTTTGGGGACTGTGGACATGGGGCTGTCATGTTAAGCTTTGCTGTATGGATGGTCTTCAATGAGACGGCTCTGAAGAAAAATAAGGGCAGCAATGAG ATTTGGGACACCTTCTTTGGCGGACGTTATCTTATTCTGTTAATGGGCATTTTCTCCATTTATACTGGCTTCATCTACAACGATTGCTTTGCCAAGTCCTTCAACATCTTTGGGTCTTCCTGGCATGTTAAACCAATGTTTCTGCATAAAAACTGGAA TGATCATGTCCTAGAAGACAATATTTTACTGCAGCTTGACCCAGCAGTACCAGGAGTCTACTCAGGGAATCCTTATCCCTTTGGCATTGATCCG ATATGGAACATTGCTACGAACAAGCTAACTTTCCTGAACTCCTACAAAATGAAGATGTCTGTTGTTCTTGGTATTGCCCAGATGATGTTTGGAGTCATTTTAAGCCTTTTGAATCACCT CTACTTTAAGAGGATCAACATCGTCCTGCAGTTCATCCCTGAGATGCTTTTCCTCACCTGCTTGTTTGGCTATCTGGTCTTCATGATCATCTTCAAGTGGTGTGCCTATGACGTTCACACCTCTCATCAAGCTCCCAGTATCCTCATCCACTTCATCAACATGTTCATGTTTAATTACAACGACCCCACTAATGGACCTTTGTACACATATCAG CAAGCGGTTCAGAGTTTCTTGGTCATTCTCGCCCTGGTTGCTGTGCCATGGATGCTGCTGATTAAACCTTTTGTTCTGCGTGCCAGTCACCTTAAATCACAGCGCACG AGAGCCAGTGGCCCAGAAGAGATTGAGGTGGACGTCCTTCAGCCAGACCCCTCAAGCCACTCTGACCACGATGGTGGGCATGATGAGCATGCTGATGAG TTTAACTTTGGAGACATCTTTGTGCACCAAGCCATCCACACCATAGAGTACTGCTTGGGCTGCATCTCCAATACAGCCTCTTACCTGCGTCTCTGGGCTCTTAGCTTGGCGCATGCAC AATTATCTGAAGTGCTGTGGACTATGGTGATGCACATAGGACTCTGCAGCTCCAGCTGGGGGGGGCTGATTGGGGTGCTGATCATCTTTGCTGCGTTTGCCGTTTTAACCATTGCTATTCTCCTGGTCATGGAAGGACTCTCTGCTTTCCTCCATGCCCTGCGTCTACACTG GGTGGAGTTTCAGAACAAATTCTACACAGGAACAGGCCACAAGTTTACTCCCTTCAGTTTTGAAGCCATCTTGTCTGGATTTACTGAAGATGCATag